In a genomic window of uncultured Sphaerochaeta sp.:
- the mazG gene encoding nucleoside triphosphate pyrophosphohydrolase, with the protein MIDYTLEKKTTLDEALMQLFEIVRMLRSKDGCPWDREQTQKSVATNLLDETYEYIDTLISEDLEGQREEIGDVLLNAMMLLEMHQESDPEFVISSLNEVCEKLIRRHPHVFSDKVVSGSLEVLDVWNSIKVNVEGKIHDSDDFFSRVPRSLPPLEKANEIQKKIRKVGFDWPTVEGVVEKVKEELSEVVVAKDNPDKLGEDLEMELGDLLFAVVNLCRYLGCNPSVALHRSNQKMQDRFNALYQLAKQRNIQLDQDHIEEMDVLWNEVKAHETRESYGTAGE; encoded by the coding sequence ATGATTGATTACACCTTGGAAAAGAAAACCACCCTCGATGAAGCGCTCATGCAGCTTTTCGAGATCGTACGGATGCTGAGAAGCAAGGACGGCTGTCCATGGGATCGTGAACAGACACAGAAAAGTGTCGCCACCAATCTTCTTGACGAGACGTATGAGTACATCGATACGCTCATAAGTGAAGACTTGGAAGGTCAGAGAGAAGAGATCGGGGATGTACTGCTCAATGCAATGATGCTTCTGGAGATGCATCAGGAGTCCGATCCTGAGTTTGTCATCAGCTCGCTCAACGAAGTCTGCGAGAAGCTCATTCGTCGCCACCCACATGTCTTTTCCGACAAGGTAGTCTCCGGTTCTTTGGAAGTTTTGGATGTCTGGAACTCCATCAAGGTGAATGTAGAGGGAAAAATCCACGACAGTGACGATTTCTTCAGCAGGGTTCCTCGTTCCCTCCCCCCTCTGGAAAAAGCCAACGAGATCCAGAAAAAGATCCGCAAGGTTGGTTTTGATTGGCCGACAGTTGAGGGTGTGGTGGAGAAAGTGAAGGAAGAGCTCTCTGAAGTGGTGGTGGCAAAGGACAATCCGGATAAACTCGGCGAAGACCTGGAGATGGAACTTGGGGATCTGCTCTTTGCTGTGGTGAATCTCTGCCGCTATCTGGGATGCAACCCTTCGGTTGCCTTGCATCGGTCAAACCAAAAAATGCAAGATCGGTTCAATGCCCTGTATCAGCTGGCAAAACAGCGCAATATTCAACTTGACCAGGATCACATTGAAGAGATGGATGTGCTCTGGAACGAAGTCAAGGCTCATGAAACGAGGGAATCGTATGGAACTGCAGGCGAATAG
- a CDS encoding tetratricopeptide repeat protein, which produces MSKNNKESAEMTLAERIEGSLNNFLAKNKMILIIIAAVIIVALITLGIVSSVNEKNLQAQFDQVDQLEKSYADLQVMDSEDAAYQAKYDELLAGLQDLAGKGDKYPALKAEYLLGMVAFEKEEHQKALDSFIAVYNKSSDMYLGSLSLTNAAVSAEELGNDSLALEYYTKVIDEFGMTAAEAPKALFAQARLQEKSGNAELAKATFQQLADAFPTSEFAKLATNRLALL; this is translated from the coding sequence ATGAGTAAGAACAATAAGGAATCAGCCGAAATGACCTTGGCTGAACGGATTGAAGGATCACTGAATAATTTTCTTGCCAAGAACAAGATGATTCTCATCATTATCGCGGCAGTGATTATCGTTGCCTTGATTACCTTGGGAATTGTCAGCTCAGTGAACGAGAAGAATCTGCAAGCACAGTTTGATCAGGTTGACCAACTTGAGAAAAGCTATGCAGATCTGCAGGTCATGGATAGTGAGGATGCAGCCTATCAGGCCAAGTACGACGAGTTGCTCGCCGGCTTGCAGGATTTGGCAGGTAAGGGAGACAAGTATCCTGCTCTCAAGGCAGAATACCTCCTTGGTATGGTTGCTTTTGAGAAAGAAGAGCATCAGAAGGCCCTGGACAGTTTCATTGCTGTCTACAACAAGTCCTCTGACATGTACCTCGGATCCCTTTCCTTGACCAATGCTGCAGTCAGTGCAGAGGAACTTGGCAACGATTCGTTGGCTCTTGAGTACTATACCAAGGTCATCGATGAGTTTGGCATGACTGCCGCCGAGGCTCCGAAGGCTCTCTTCGCACAGGCTCGCCTGCAGGAGAAGAGTGGGAACGCTGAGCTTGCAAAAGCTACGTTCCAGCAGCTTGCTGATGCATTCCCGACCTCAGAGTTTGCAAAGCTTGCAACCAACAGACTTGCACTCCTGTAA
- a CDS encoding segregation/condensation protein A, with the protein MERTDELERDGKTFHTPIFEGPLDLLLFLIQKSEVNIYDIPIGEITEQFLSYLKDAQAVVQLGDLTQFYKMAADLLYIKSRMLLPVDLEFDEEYQDPRQELVERLLEYQKFRKYTELLTNTNTGGELFISRKSSQFRLPFGDEELFGDVSLSDLLSTFTRLMTTITPNKVFNVYESVTVNEKIALMQELFETCEYFTIEQLIIHLDNALHIICSFMAILDACKLRMILLVQEKPFAPILIRKRAGSFEEDFDEVFDEDLEEEESFLSPISISEDEEARFFAEDSLQDADSSVTTADDGRVFLYDDESEVEQINLDDDE; encoded by the coding sequence ATGGAAAGAACAGACGAGCTGGAGCGCGATGGAAAAACGTTCCATACTCCCATTTTCGAGGGTCCTTTGGATCTCTTGCTCTTTCTCATCCAAAAATCCGAAGTCAACATCTATGACATTCCCATCGGGGAAATCACCGAGCAGTTTCTCTCCTACCTCAAGGATGCACAGGCAGTTGTCCAACTCGGGGATCTCACCCAGTTCTACAAGATGGCAGCCGACTTATTGTACATCAAGAGCCGGATGCTGCTCCCGGTAGACCTTGAGTTCGATGAGGAGTACCAGGATCCCCGCCAGGAGCTGGTGGAACGGTTGCTTGAGTATCAGAAATTCCGAAAGTATACCGAATTGCTCACCAACACCAATACCGGAGGAGAGTTGTTCATCAGCCGCAAGAGCTCACAGTTCCGTCTTCCTTTCGGGGATGAGGAGCTTTTTGGGGATGTTTCGCTTTCCGATCTTCTCTCCACCTTTACCCGGCTGATGACCACCATCACTCCGAACAAGGTGTTCAACGTCTATGAGTCCGTTACGGTCAACGAGAAGATTGCCCTGATGCAGGAGTTGTTTGAGACCTGTGAATACTTCACCATCGAGCAGCTGATCATTCATTTGGACAACGCACTCCACATCATTTGCTCCTTCATGGCAATCCTTGATGCCTGCAAGCTTAGGATGATCCTGCTGGTGCAGGAGAAACCGTTTGCTCCCATTCTCATTCGCAAGCGGGCAGGGTCGTTTGAAGAGGACTTTGACGAGGTGTTTGATGAGGATCTTGAGGAGGAAGAGTCATTTCTTTCCCCAATTTCCATCAGCGAAGATGAGGAAGCACGCTTTTTTGCAGAAGATTCTTTGCAAGATGCAGATTCATCAGTCACAACTGCTGACGACGGTCGGGTTTTTCTGTATGATGATGAGAGTGAGGTTGAGCAGATCAACCTTGACGATGATGAATAG
- the cmk gene encoding (d)CMP kinase, whose product MVVAIDGPAGVGKSSIAKMIAKECGFYYLNSGSFYRAYTYLHLSEGKDPMDLPSVLETAKAHVLSVSDGHIQVEGKDIEDKLHTAQVDSVVAQVSAYAPLRSHVNDQLKVIAKDMDVVVEGRDITTVVFPDAELKCYFDANAEVRAERRFRQHPDGQDYESVLKSIIERDKIDKNKAVGALQVASDALYIDTSYLTMVQVCEKVLSAIFALKGEVNR is encoded by the coding sequence ATGGTAGTGGCAATCGACGGGCCGGCTGGTGTCGGCAAGAGCTCCATTGCCAAGATGATTGCGAAGGAGTGCGGGTTCTACTATCTGAACTCCGGCTCGTTCTATCGTGCCTACACGTATCTGCATCTCAGTGAGGGGAAAGATCCGATGGATCTTCCTTCCGTGCTGGAGACAGCCAAGGCCCATGTTCTTTCCGTGTCCGACGGCCATATCCAGGTCGAGGGCAAGGACATTGAGGACAAGCTGCACACAGCCCAGGTTGACAGTGTGGTTGCACAGGTTTCCGCCTACGCTCCCTTGCGCAGTCATGTCAATGACCAGCTCAAGGTTATTGCCAAGGATATGGATGTTGTGGTTGAGGGAAGGGACATCACTACGGTGGTCTTCCCCGATGCCGAGCTGAAATGCTATTTCGATGCCAATGCAGAGGTGCGGGCTGAACGAAGATTCAGGCAGCATCCTGATGGACAGGATTATGAGAGTGTCCTGAAGAGCATCATCGAGCGCGACAAGATCGATAAAAACAAGGCGGTAGGAGCCCTCCAAGTGGCTTCTGATGCCCTGTACATCGACACCTCGTACTTGACTATGGTGCAAGTTTGTGAGAAAGTGTTATCTGCTATTTTTGCGCTTAAGGGCGAAGTAAATAGGTAA
- a CDS encoding ABC-2 transporter permease → MKALLLKDWYLLRKRWGLLFGVVLLFSVLSGAQASMLYTLMTTMMLLMISLNTLAYDQHDGWDAYASALPVSRTQLVLSKYLLAGICIVISVILVLLATIGLGDRRMDNLLGNALAQVSFGFFFVACNFPLILKFGFEKSRVYYLVVTGVLIGLTSLLSQSALSSSSFPALPFVVPFSALLAILLSFKLSVFLLKSKEFSET, encoded by the coding sequence ATGAAAGCACTGCTGTTGAAAGATTGGTATCTGCTACGCAAGCGTTGGGGACTCCTGTTTGGGGTTGTTTTGCTTTTCTCCGTGCTCTCAGGAGCGCAGGCAAGCATGCTCTACACCCTTATGACCACCATGATGTTGCTGATGATCAGCCTCAATACGTTGGCATATGACCAACACGATGGATGGGATGCCTACGCCAGTGCGCTGCCCGTCTCCCGTACCCAACTCGTGCTCAGTAAGTATCTCCTTGCCGGTATTTGCATAGTGATATCGGTGATTCTTGTCCTGCTTGCAACCATTGGCTTGGGAGACAGGCGTATGGACAACCTCCTCGGAAATGCTTTGGCACAAGTTTCGTTCGGTTTTTTCTTTGTGGCCTGCAATTTCCCCCTGATCCTGAAGTTCGGGTTTGAAAAGAGCAGGGTGTACTACTTGGTCGTAACAGGTGTGCTGATAGGATTGACAAGCCTGCTCAGCCAGTCGGCCCTGTCATCCTCATCGTTTCCTGCGTTGCCGTTTGTTGTTCCTTTTTCTGCTCTTCTTGCAATACTGCTCAGCTTCAAACTCTCGGTTTTTCTTCTGAAGTCCAAGGAATTTTCTGAAACATAG
- a CDS encoding GntR family transcriptional regulator — MDIILSNNNPDPIYLQIVEQIRAQIVQGILPEGTLLPSIRSLAKDLRISVITTKRAYDELEREGYIQTVAAKGSYVAARSHEQLKEEYLRKIEEHMRSIKLLSDFLGLSDEELGMMYQLLTKGEA, encoded by the coding sequence GTGGATATCATTCTCTCAAACAATAATCCTGATCCAATCTATCTGCAGATAGTGGAACAAATACGAGCTCAGATAGTACAGGGCATCCTCCCGGAAGGAACCTTGTTGCCTTCGATCCGCAGCCTCGCAAAGGATCTGAGGATCAGTGTGATAACCACCAAGCGAGCCTACGATGAGTTGGAACGGGAGGGATATATCCAGACCGTTGCAGCGAAAGGAAGCTATGTGGCTGCACGAAGCCACGAACAGTTGAAGGAAGAGTACCTGAGAAAGATTGAGGAGCACATGCGTTCGATCAAGTTGCTCTCAGACTTTCTTGGGTTGAGTGATGAGGAGTTGGGTATGATGTATCAGTTGCTGACAAAGGGGGAAGCGTAA
- the scpB gene encoding SMC-Scp complex subunit ScpB, which translates to MEKKRHAGNEMLEQGPLLSTEARLAEVILFLENEPLSLERLMRMTSLSEEGAKAALEEVKEHYSRFLHGLDLVESQGVYQFLPSADLHDKLRSCYGKRVDRRLSRAALETLSIVAYSQPITRREIDNIRGVASDTIIRLLREREYIKVVGRKDVPGHPCLYGTSRKFLFEFNLSSISALPKLSDIDRQRFEADTMEENEET; encoded by the coding sequence GTGGAGAAGAAGAGGCACGCCGGCAACGAGATGCTGGAGCAAGGCCCCCTCTTGAGTACAGAGGCACGCTTGGCGGAGGTTATTCTTTTTTTGGAGAATGAGCCTCTGAGCTTGGAACGACTGATGAGAATGACTTCCTTGTCCGAAGAGGGTGCAAAAGCTGCCCTTGAAGAAGTAAAGGAGCATTATTCTCGGTTTCTTCATGGCTTGGACTTGGTGGAAAGCCAGGGTGTCTATCAGTTTCTTCCTTCTGCTGACCTTCATGACAAGCTCCGCAGCTGCTATGGCAAGCGTGTCGACAGACGCCTCTCCAGAGCAGCTTTGGAAACTCTCTCCATCGTTGCCTACAGCCAGCCGATAACCCGTAGGGAGATTGATAATATCCGTGGGGTTGCCAGCGATACGATCATCAGGTTGCTGAGGGAGCGGGAGTACATCAAGGTGGTTGGTCGAAAGGACGTTCCCGGCCATCCCTGTCTCTATGGAACGTCAAGGAAATTCCTCTTCGAGTTCAACCTCAGCAGCATCAGTGCGTTGCCAAAGCTCTCGGATATCGACCGACAGCGGTTCGAAGCGGATACGATGGAGGAGAACGAGGAAACATGA
- the glmS gene encoding glutamine--fructose-6-phosphate transaminase (isomerizing) has product MCGIVGYIGDKNASPILLEALRKLEYRGYDSAGIAVISADKKLLVRKIKGRLSNLDLLVQQNPVEGNCGIGHTRWATHGEPSDLNSHPHTDGSQTIAVVHNGIIENHAQLRTWLERHQVSFASQTDSEVIAHLIDFHYNGDLLLAVRETIKRLEGSFAIAVVCSEHPQTMVVARKDSPLVIGRCDHANLVASDVPPLLSHTREVQYLEDLDVAVITSEDVKIYNLDGERLEREVQHIDWDMEAAEKCGFEHFMLKEICEQPKALRDTLRTRYKEDVLAFPEGVETLLKGAKHLLITGCGTAYHAGMVASYVVEQVASIPVEVVVASELRYRPHVKKEGEVCLLISQSGETADTIAALRMLKELGIPTLALTNVIGCTISREADWTLYTQAGPEIAVASTKAFTTQLLCLFTIAALLAKQESSALIQALENLPSQAQLLLDRQEDIQRFAASQFNKTKVFFMGRLVDFAISLESALKLKEISYTHSEAFAAGELKHGPIALVDTSTLVVALCTQPSLYAKMDSNIKEVKARGATALVITFEHVHTFDETADTIIRLPQTHPLFSPILSVIVSQLYAYYCSVLKGNDPDKPRNLAKSVTVE; this is encoded by the coding sequence ATGTGTGGCATAGTTGGTTATATTGGTGACAAAAACGCCTCCCCGATTTTGCTGGAGGCGCTCAGGAAGTTGGAATACCGTGGCTATGACTCAGCAGGTATTGCCGTCATTTCAGCGGATAAGAAGCTGCTGGTCCGGAAAATCAAGGGGCGGCTTTCAAATCTGGATCTTCTGGTGCAACAGAACCCTGTGGAAGGGAACTGTGGTATCGGGCATACCAGATGGGCAACCCACGGCGAACCCTCTGATCTGAACAGTCATCCCCATACCGATGGTTCACAGACCATAGCTGTTGTCCACAACGGCATCATCGAAAACCATGCCCAGCTTCGCACGTGGCTTGAACGCCACCAGGTGTCGTTTGCCAGCCAAACAGACAGCGAGGTGATCGCCCATCTGATAGATTTCCACTACAACGGGGATCTTCTGCTTGCGGTGAGAGAGACGATCAAACGTCTGGAAGGTTCCTTTGCCATTGCCGTTGTTTGTTCCGAGCACCCCCAGACCATGGTGGTAGCCAGAAAGGACAGCCCTCTGGTGATAGGCCGTTGTGACCATGCGAATCTGGTTGCCAGTGATGTTCCTCCGCTTTTGAGCCATACCCGTGAAGTCCAGTATCTTGAGGATTTGGATGTTGCGGTCATCACAAGCGAGGATGTCAAGATTTACAATCTCGACGGCGAACGATTAGAGCGAGAGGTCCAGCATATCGATTGGGATATGGAAGCTGCGGAGAAGTGCGGGTTTGAGCACTTCATGCTCAAGGAAATCTGCGAGCAGCCCAAGGCACTCAGGGATACGTTGCGAACCCGGTACAAAGAGGATGTCTTGGCCTTTCCTGAAGGGGTGGAAACGCTGCTCAAGGGAGCCAAGCATCTTTTGATCACCGGGTGTGGCACTGCATATCATGCAGGTATGGTTGCCAGCTATGTGGTTGAGCAAGTGGCATCGATACCGGTTGAGGTGGTAGTTGCCAGCGAGCTTCGTTACCGCCCGCATGTCAAGAAAGAAGGCGAGGTGTGTCTGCTCATAAGCCAGAGCGGAGAGACTGCCGATACCATAGCTGCCCTGAGGATGCTCAAGGAGCTCGGGATTCCGACGCTGGCCCTGACGAACGTCATCGGCTGTACGATCAGTCGGGAGGCAGACTGGACGCTCTACACCCAGGCGGGTCCGGAGATTGCGGTTGCATCCACCAAGGCGTTCACCACCCAGTTGCTCTGCCTGTTCACCATAGCAGCATTGCTGGCCAAACAGGAGTCATCCGCCTTGATCCAGGCCTTGGAAAATCTTCCATCCCAGGCACAGTTGCTTCTCGACAGGCAGGAGGATATCCAGCGTTTCGCTGCCAGCCAGTTCAACAAGACAAAGGTGTTCTTCATGGGAAGGCTCGTGGATTTCGCCATCAGCCTTGAGAGTGCCCTCAAGCTCAAGGAGATCAGCTACACCCACAGCGAAGCCTTTGCCGCAGGAGAGCTCAAGCATGGACCGATCGCCTTGGTCGATACGTCCACGCTGGTGGTCGCCCTGTGCACACAGCCATCGCTCTATGCAAAGATGGACTCCAACATCAAGGAAGTGAAAGCACGCGGTGCTACGGCCCTGGTGATCACCTTCGAGCACGTACATACCTTCGATGAGACTGCCGATACGATCATCCGTCTTCCGCAGACGCATCCACTGTTCAGCCCGATACTCAGTGTCATTGTAAGCCAGCTGTATGCATATTACTGTTCGGTGCTCAAGGGCAACGATCCAGACAAGCCGAGAAATCTGGCGAAGTCAGTTACGGTAGAATAG
- a CDS encoding S1 RNA-binding domain-containing protein translates to MAEEQEMDEKKTKMQDMLQEEYLKSLDGIEDGQLVAGTVVQVNNEYVFVDVGYKSEGRISRDEFATVPEVGEEVKVVIINKEGKGGQIVVSKKRADFKERTDELKAAAESRSPVLGKFEKVIKGGFEIDLGGEYKGFCPLSKADVVRVEEPETLIGVTDYFIIDKFHGGTKLKSVVNRREYLDQKIKENKEKFFSTVQIGDVVEGVVKSFTSFGAFIDLGGFDGLLHINDMSWGHVTRPKDFVKKGQVVQLRLINIDPETQKINLSLKHMQEDPWTTFETKYNVGDVVKAPVTKITTFGAFIEIEPGIEGLAHISELSWTKRVNNPKEVLDVGDVVEAKVLGYDLDKKRVSLGLKQLEENPWDTIVERYPVGMTLSKPVVKITNSGAFVNLEEGIDGFLHIDDISWTKKVKNMASFCAEGDVIDVVVIRVEPDNRRIRLGVKQLEGNPWQTLRHDYPKFSTISGVVTNVTDFGVFVKVMGDIEGLISKYNLVGPDEEYTDEVLKKFNVGDPITAMVVECNPTTQKLSLSIKEMVKRSQQSEIAKYIHEDDDDSDTFSLADMMRYKDEDKE, encoded by the coding sequence GTGGCTGAAGAACAAGAAATGGATGAAAAGAAGACCAAAATGCAGGATATGCTGCAGGAGGAGTATCTTAAATCTCTTGATGGAATCGAAGACGGTCAGCTCGTGGCCGGTACTGTTGTCCAGGTAAACAACGAGTATGTATTCGTGGATGTCGGCTATAAGAGCGAGGGACGCATCTCTCGTGATGAATTCGCGACAGTTCCTGAAGTTGGTGAAGAGGTCAAAGTCGTCATCATCAATAAGGAAGGGAAGGGCGGTCAGATCGTCGTTTCCAAGAAGCGCGCCGATTTCAAGGAACGCACTGATGAACTGAAGGCTGCTGCTGAAAGCAGATCTCCCGTTTTGGGCAAGTTCGAGAAAGTTATCAAGGGTGGCTTCGAGATCGATCTCGGAGGCGAGTACAAGGGCTTCTGCCCTCTCTCCAAGGCTGACGTAGTCCGCGTTGAAGAACCTGAGACTTTGATTGGAGTTACTGACTACTTCATCATCGACAAGTTCCATGGCGGCACCAAACTCAAGAGTGTGGTGAACAGACGTGAGTATCTTGACCAGAAGATCAAAGAAAACAAAGAGAAGTTCTTCTCTACCGTCCAGATTGGTGACGTGGTTGAAGGTGTAGTGAAGTCTTTCACTTCCTTCGGCGCTTTCATCGACCTCGGTGGTTTTGACGGACTTTTGCATATCAATGACATGAGCTGGGGCCATGTCACCCGTCCCAAGGATTTCGTGAAGAAGGGACAGGTTGTACAGCTCAGACTCATCAACATCGACCCTGAGACCCAGAAGATCAACCTGTCGCTCAAGCACATGCAGGAAGATCCCTGGACCACCTTCGAGACGAAGTACAACGTTGGTGATGTCGTGAAGGCACCCGTAACCAAGATCACCACCTTTGGTGCATTCATCGAGATTGAGCCCGGCATTGAGGGTCTTGCCCACATTTCCGAGCTGTCCTGGACCAAGCGGGTCAACAACCCCAAGGAAGTCCTGGATGTCGGTGATGTCGTCGAAGCAAAGGTTCTTGGCTATGACCTCGACAAGAAGCGCGTCTCCCTCGGTCTCAAGCAGCTTGAGGAAAACCCCTGGGATACGATCGTAGAACGTTATCCCGTCGGCATGACCCTGTCCAAGCCTGTGGTGAAGATCACCAACAGCGGAGCTTTCGTCAACCTCGAGGAAGGAATCGATGGATTCCTCCACATTGACGACATTTCCTGGACCAAGAAAGTGAAGAACATGGCTTCCTTCTGTGCAGAAGGGGACGTGATCGATGTTGTGGTCATCCGCGTGGAACCGGACAATCGCCGCATCCGCCTTGGTGTGAAGCAGCTGGAGGGCAACCCCTGGCAGACTCTGCGCCACGACTATCCGAAGTTCAGCACCATCAGTGGTGTGGTCACCAATGTCACCGACTTTGGAGTCTTCGTGAAGGTCATGGGGGATATCGAGGGGCTGATCAGCAAGTACAACTTGGTTGGACCAGATGAGGAGTACACCGATGAGGTCCTCAAGAAGTTCAACGTCGGCGATCCGATCACCGCAATGGTTGTGGAATGCAACCCGACTACCCAGAAGCTCTCCCTCTCCATCAAGGAGATGGTCAAGCGCTCCCAGCAGTCGGAAATTGCAAAGTACATCCATGAGGATGATGATGACAGCGATACCTTCTCCCTGGCAGACATGATGCGTTACAAGGATGAGGACAAGGAATAG
- a CDS encoding TrkA C-terminal domain-containing protein, with amino-acid sequence MELQANRARDRKREAGAVYERIALDIAKRIERGELSEGVRLSGRTLMSGEYGVSPETIRRSFALLEEMDVVHVMHNSGVLVNSREKAKTFVDKYGKNDASKSLLHRMREILDEHEALNKELYSIAKQLFSLNTRFHEANPFPIHEYMVGEESKAIGKSLSDLDFWHHSGATVIAIRREGVITLSPGPEVLLQAYDTLMMVGGEETLPKVRMLLD; translated from the coding sequence ATGGAACTGCAGGCGAATAGGGCACGCGACAGAAAGCGTGAAGCAGGGGCTGTGTATGAACGGATTGCCCTTGATATCGCAAAACGTATTGAACGAGGGGAGCTTTCTGAAGGAGTCCGACTCAGTGGTCGTACCCTGATGAGTGGTGAGTACGGAGTATCACCGGAAACCATCCGACGCAGTTTTGCACTGCTCGAGGAGATGGATGTGGTGCATGTCATGCACAATAGCGGTGTCCTGGTGAATAGCCGGGAGAAGGCCAAGACCTTTGTTGATAAGTATGGAAAGAATGATGCTTCCAAAAGTCTGCTGCATCGTATGCGGGAGATTCTTGACGAACACGAGGCACTCAACAAGGAGTTGTACTCCATTGCGAAACAGCTGTTCAGTCTGAACACACGTTTTCATGAAGCCAACCCCTTCCCCATCCATGAGTACATGGTGGGGGAAGAGAGCAAAGCCATCGGCAAAAGCCTTTCTGATCTGGATTTCTGGCACCATAGCGGAGCAACCGTCATTGCAATCCGCAGGGAGGGGGTTATCACCCTCTCCCCAGGACCGGAAGTACTGCTCCAGGCGTATGACACGCTGATGATGGTGGGCGGCGAAGAGACGTTGCCCAAGGTGCGGATGCTACTGGACTGA
- a CDS encoding pseudouridine synthase, with the protein MKIDYPIRLQAYMAKSGCGSRRFCETLISAGRVSINTKRVTELGTKVNEDDVVMVDDELIEPSDRTYYYALYKPRGYVCTNFDPNEKLYARDLIDIADKNLLFHIGRLDKESTGLILFTNDGAVAQKVMHPSKEIEKEYLVSCSTEVRREDLEAALKGVYIDLPQPYRIKRFEILSKKWVRIILTEGKNREIRKILSYFGYDVKQLVRMRIGCIEIGDLQPGQFRIVASSEIEAMLKGETEPVKKQRSSAW; encoded by the coding sequence ATGAAAATAGACTATCCAATTCGATTGCAGGCCTACATGGCCAAAAGCGGTTGCGGCTCACGCCGTTTCTGCGAAACGTTGATCAGCGCAGGACGCGTTTCGATCAATACCAAACGCGTCACCGAACTCGGGACCAAGGTCAACGAGGATGATGTGGTGATGGTTGATGACGAGCTCATTGAGCCCAGCGACAGAACCTACTACTATGCGCTGTACAAGCCGCGCGGGTATGTCTGCACCAATTTCGATCCCAATGAGAAGCTGTATGCCCGCGATCTGATCGACATCGCTGACAAGAACCTTCTGTTCCACATCGGCAGGCTCGACAAGGAGTCCACCGGCTTGATTCTCTTCACCAACGATGGTGCTGTTGCCCAGAAAGTGATGCATCCATCCAAGGAGATCGAGAAAGAGTACTTGGTCAGTTGTTCCACCGAAGTGAGAAGGGAAGACCTGGAAGCGGCTTTGAAGGGAGTCTATATTGACCTGCCCCAGCCGTATCGCATCAAGCGATTTGAGATTCTTTCCAAGAAATGGGTCCGGATCATTCTCACCGAGGGCAAGAATCGCGAGATCCGCAAGATTCTCAGCTACTTCGGCTACGATGTGAAACAGTTGGTTCGCATGAGGATCGGCTGCATTGAGATCGGCGATCTGCAACCCGGGCAATTCCGCATTGTCGCCTCGAGCGAGATTGAGGCGATGCTGAAAGGCGAGACCGAGCCGGTGAAGAAGCAGAGGAGCAGTGCATGGTAG
- a CDS encoding ABC transporter ATP-binding protein — protein sequence MEHAIACTNVRKKLGSFSLDLEHFCVEKGTVHGLIGANGSGKTTTIKLLLGLMKPDEGVVSVLSSTDIAQDTDARNRMGFTVDDASVPSLLNPREMGAVLAGLYHDWDDTAYHQLLKQFKLDEKKPYRACSRGMKVKILLAIALSHKASLLILDEPTSGLDPLSRDEILSLLSEYSKDEEHTILITSHITSDLEKLCDYITVLDEGKIRFTEEKDALLDSYRLVRTTHSALADFDPEAILAKREGEFQIELLMHKEQIPSFAEPIRVTLEELVILLAKGGFKG from the coding sequence ATGGAACATGCCATAGCATGTACGAATGTACGCAAAAAGCTTGGATCATTTTCCTTGGACCTGGAGCATTTCTGTGTGGAGAAGGGAACCGTTCATGGTTTGATCGGTGCGAATGGATCGGGAAAAACCACTACGATCAAGTTGCTGCTTGGCCTGATGAAGCCTGATGAGGGTGTTGTTTCGGTTCTCTCATCCACCGATATTGCGCAGGATACCGATGCAAGGAACCGGATGGGATTCACTGTTGATGATGCATCGGTACCGAGTTTGCTCAACCCAAGGGAGATGGGAGCTGTTCTCGCAGGTCTGTATCATGATTGGGATGACACTGCATACCACCAGCTGCTCAAGCAATTCAAACTGGACGAGAAGAAGCCTTACCGCGCTTGCTCGCGCGGGATGAAGGTCAAGATTCTCTTGGCCATAGCGTTGAGCCACAAAGCCTCCTTGCTGATACTTGATGAGCCTACCAGCGGACTTGACCCGCTTTCGCGTGACGAGATTCTCAGTCTTCTGTCCGAATACAGCAAGGATGAGGAGCATACCATCCTCATCACCAGCCATATTACCAGCGATTTGGAAAAGTTGTGTGATTACATCACCGTGCTTGATGAGGGGAAGATACGCTTTACCGAGGAGAAGGATGCCTTGCTTGATTCCTACCGCTTGGTGAGAACAACCCATTCCGCCCTGGCGGATTTTGATCCTGAGGCAATTCTGGCAAAGCGGGAAGGGGAGTTTCAGATAGAGCTCTTGATGCATAAGGAGCAGATTCCTTCCTTTGCAGAACCGATCAGGGTCACCTTGGAAGAGTTGGTCATTTTGCTTGCAAAAGGAGGATTCAAAGGATGA